One segment of Patescibacteria group bacterium DNA contains the following:
- a CDS encoding histidine phosphatase family protein, producing the protein MIKITYFVHGTTTDNEKDISSGWLDVGLSELGVKQSIDLKDQIKDKEFDVVFCSDLQRAIDSAKLTFGETVPIVQDQRLRECNYGEYNAKASAIVEPMQEDRITERFPGGESYEDVKTRIADFIEFLKQNYDGQNVAIVAHKAPQLALDILLRGKTWEQAFAEDWRKTKSWQPGWGYEVN; encoded by the coding sequence ATGATAAAAATAACCTATTTTGTCCATGGAACAACAACCGATAACGAGAAAGATATCTCGTCCGGTTGGCTTGATGTTGGGTTATCTGAATTGGGAGTAAAACAGTCAATAGACCTAAAGGATCAAATCAAAGATAAAGAATTTGACGTAGTATTTTGCTCTGATTTGCAGAGAGCGATTGATTCGGCTAAACTGACTTTTGGAGAAACCGTGCCGATAGTTCAGGATCAAAGATTGCGGGAATGCAATTACGGAGAATATAATGCCAAGGCGTCAGCAATTGTGGAACCAATGCAGGAAGACCGTATCACAGAACGATTCCCCGGAGGCGAGAGTTATGAGGACGTGAAAACCAGAATCGCCGATTTTATCGAATTTCTGAAACAAAACTACGATGGCCAGAATGTCGCAATTGTGGCTCATAAGGCGCCACAGTTGGCCTTAGACATCCTACTACGAGGTAAAACGTGGGAACAGGCCTTTGCCGAAGATTGGAGAAAAACAAAGTCGTG